In a single window of the Bradyrhizobium sp. ORS 285 genome:
- a CDS encoding PAS domain-containing methyl-accepting chemotaxis protein has product MFIFQNQKVKHALAEVEAIDRSQAVIEFGLDGTILDANENLLKMSGYTLAEIKGKHHSIFVSPSERESARYRDFWASLNRGEFQTTQYKRFGKGGKEVWIHASYAPLLDEDGNVVSFIKFATDITAQKIREMEDAGKLAAINRAQAVIEFNMDGTIITANDLFLNVMGYRLEEIKGKHHSIFVTPEDRSSAAYAAFWAKLNRGEFETAEYKRIGKGGKEVWILANYNPILDELGKPFKVVKFANDVTRQKMNAADSDGQLAAIRKSQAVIEFNLDGTIRTANDNFQNTMGYTLSEMRGQHHSMFVDPTERNSPEYLAFWETLRRGEYHSAEYKRIAKGGREVWLQASYNPILDLNGKPYKIVKYATDITAQAIGRKKADNARNLIEAVAAGSEEMSASIREISETMAKSRENSRVATGRVEAADGQAQRLNEAANAMGGIVEMISGITGQINLLALNATIESARAGEAGRGFAVVASEVKNLAGQAKRATDTISAEIDALNTIAADVVGSLSMIKTAIASVNDFITSTAAAVEEQSAVTADMSANMQRATAELA; this is encoded by the coding sequence GGCCTTGACGGCACAATCCTGGATGCCAACGAGAACCTCCTGAAGATGAGTGGCTACACTCTCGCGGAGATCAAGGGCAAGCACCACAGCATTTTCGTGAGTCCGAGCGAGCGCGAAAGCGCTCGCTATCGAGACTTTTGGGCTAGTTTGAACCGCGGCGAATTCCAGACCACGCAATATAAGCGATTTGGCAAGGGCGGCAAAGAAGTTTGGATTCATGCATCATATGCTCCGCTTCTGGATGAGGACGGAAACGTCGTAAGTTTCATCAAGTTCGCCACCGACATCACGGCGCAGAAGATAAGGGAGATGGAGGACGCGGGTAAGCTTGCCGCAATCAACCGCGCGCAAGCTGTGATCGAGTTTAACATGGACGGTACGATCATCACTGCGAATGATCTCTTTTTGAACGTGATGGGCTATAGACTCGAAGAGATAAAGGGCAAGCATCACAGCATATTTGTTACTCCGGAGGACCGATCGAGCGCAGCCTATGCCGCATTCTGGGCAAAATTGAACCGCGGCGAGTTCGAAACGGCTGAATACAAGCGGATCGGGAAGGGAGGAAAAGAGGTCTGGATCTTGGCGAACTACAATCCAATTCTAGACGAGCTCGGAAAGCCCTTCAAGGTTGTGAAGTTTGCAAACGACGTCACCAGGCAGAAGATGAACGCCGCAGATAGCGACGGGCAGCTCGCCGCGATCCGGAAGTCTCAAGCGGTGATCGAGTTCAATCTCGATGGTACGATCCGGACAGCCAACGACAACTTCCAGAATACGATGGGGTACACCCTCTCCGAGATGAGGGGGCAGCATCATTCCATGTTTGTCGACCCAACCGAGCGAAACTCGCCTGAATATCTGGCATTCTGGGAGACGCTCAGACGAGGTGAATATCACTCAGCGGAGTACAAACGGATTGCGAAAGGTGGCCGTGAAGTGTGGCTTCAGGCCTCCTACAATCCGATCTTGGACTTGAATGGAAAGCCGTACAAGATCGTGAAGTACGCCACGGATATCACCGCGCAGGCAATCGGCCGGAAAAAGGCCGACAACGCCCGAAACCTGATCGAAGCTGTCGCGGCTGGCAGCGAAGAGATGAGCGCCTCGATTCGCGAGATCTCTGAGACAATGGCAAAGTCTCGCGAAAATTCCAGAGTCGCGACCGGCCGGGTCGAAGCTGCGGACGGGCAAGCGCAGCGTCTGAACGAGGCGGCGAACGCAATGGGCGGAATCGTCGAAATGATCTCCGGCATCACCGGTCAAATCAACCTGCTTGCTCTCAACGCGACCATCGAATCAGCTCGAGCCGGCGAAGCCGGTCGCGGCTTTGCTGTCGTTGCCTCGGAGGTCAAGAACCTCGCTGGACAGGCCAAGCGGGCCACAGACACGATCTCTGCAGAAATCGACGCGTTGAACACGATTGCGGCCGACGTCGTCGGGTCCCTATCGATGATCAAGACCGCAATTGCCAGCGTCAACGATTTCATCACATCGACAGCTGCCGCCGTGGAAGAGCAGAGTGCCGTGACGGCCGACATGTCGGCGAACATGCAACGTGCCACGGCTGAGCTCGCCTAG